Below is a genomic region from bacterium.
GGCGGCTGAATGCCGACGCCGACGAAGCTTAGGCCGGCCTCGCCGAGGATCGCGTAGGCGAAGAGGAACGTCTGCTGCACGACGAGTGGCGGGAGCAGCCCCGGCAACAAGTGCCGCAGGACGATCCGCCTCGGGGAGGCGCCGATCGCCCGGGCGGCTTCCACGTAGTCCACATCCCGCAGGACGAGCGCCTCTCCGCGCACGATCCGCGCAGTTCGGGGCGTGTACGTTAGCGACAGCGCGATCACCACGTTGGCGGCCGAGTTCCCCAGCACCGCGAGGATCACGAGGGCGAGCAGCAGCGGCGGGAATGCCATCATCACGTCCAGGAACCGCATGACGTAGTGGTCCCAGCGCCGACTCGCGCCCGAGATCACACCGAGTAGCGTGCCGGCAATCCCGGTGGCTATCATCGTGCACAACCCGATCAACAGGCTGTTGCGGCCCCCTGCCAGCAGGCGCGCCGCGAGGTCGCGTCCCAGCGCATCCGTGCCGAGAATGTGACGCGGCGAGGGCGACGTGAGGATGGCATCGTAGTCGAGCGCGTTCGAGTTGATGCGATAGAACACCGGGCCGACCGCG
It encodes:
- a CDS encoding ABC transporter permease codes for the protein MRNDRSQGVTGPKTGTRAIAGPGSRTSGEPIRASHPLRLSPATKVGAALLALTVLVLAVGPVFYRINSNALDYDAILTSPSPRHILGTDALGRDLAARLLAGGRNSLLIGLCTMIATGIAGTLLGVISGASRRWDHYVMRFLDVMMAFPPLLLALVILAVLGNSAANVVIALSLTYTPRTARIVRGEALVLRDVDYVEAARAIGASPRRIVLRHLLPGLLPPLVVQQTFLFAYAILGEAGLSFVGVGIQPPSASWGNILGEARAIFQQAPWLVVFPGCAVAVTVLSLNLLGDGLSDLFNPRRQTGAAARP